A section of the Microbacterium sp. MM2322 genome encodes:
- a CDS encoding DUF222 domain-containing protein, translated as MTEPMETPGGDDYLATLAGIVSDVSDAARQVAAAQITELRVLAAAGRLAEEQAAPRNAKVRLHDMALRSIAAEVGGVLRATDRTVQRRIGEARTIIEGFPAAVVEWESGRIVREHVRAIVDAGTTLPAEMWGEFEAIAIERCERDTPNRVRGELEILALRMHPRTFAERHEEAAASRCVRLVPGRDGMSDLIATLPTVIAEGIHDRLTQQARAIVDTREERAAGGGEAAEVVATDARTTDQVRADVFADLLLAGTPALDDTRDTSAGPLGAIRARVQVLVPAKTLTGDDDGPCDLGGRSAIDSASARTLAGDTSVWERLFHDPTTGVTVSTDSYRVPSRMRRSLQARDQHCRFPGCRVAAIRCEVDHTHDHALGGRTELSNLAHLCQRHHSMKQFTRWRVRQLTGGVLEWTSPLGRTYREDAPTPAVAFTPAATSSGSDAPF; from the coding sequence ATGACCGAACCGATGGAAACCCCCGGTGGCGATGACTATCTCGCCACACTGGCGGGCATCGTCTCGGACGTATCGGATGCCGCCCGCCAAGTCGCCGCGGCGCAGATCACCGAGCTACGGGTGCTGGCCGCGGCTGGGCGCCTCGCCGAGGAACAGGCCGCACCGAGGAACGCGAAAGTACGGCTCCACGACATGGCGCTTCGATCGATCGCGGCGGAGGTCGGCGGGGTTCTCCGAGCGACGGATCGGACCGTGCAACGACGGATCGGGGAAGCGCGGACGATCATCGAGGGGTTTCCCGCCGCGGTGGTGGAGTGGGAGTCGGGGCGGATCGTCCGCGAGCACGTACGGGCGATCGTCGACGCGGGAACGACTCTGCCCGCCGAGATGTGGGGCGAGTTCGAGGCGATCGCGATCGAACGGTGCGAGCGGGACACCCCGAACCGGGTGCGGGGCGAGCTGGAGATCCTCGCCCTCCGGATGCACCCGCGGACCTTCGCGGAACGACACGAGGAGGCTGCCGCTTCGCGATGCGTGCGACTGGTGCCCGGGCGGGACGGGATGAGCGATCTGATCGCGACCTTGCCGACAGTGATCGCGGAGGGGATCCACGACCGGCTCACGCAGCAGGCACGGGCGATCGTCGACACACGCGAGGAGCGCGCGGCGGGCGGCGGCGAAGCGGCTGAGGTCGTCGCAACCGACGCGCGCACGACCGACCAGGTGCGGGCCGATGTGTTCGCCGACCTGCTGCTCGCCGGAACCCCGGCGCTCGACGACACCCGCGACACCAGCGCAGGGCCGCTCGGCGCGATCCGCGCGCGCGTGCAGGTGCTCGTGCCCGCGAAGACGCTCACCGGGGACGATGACGGGCCGTGCGACCTCGGCGGTCGCTCCGCCATCGACTCGGCCAGCGCACGCACACTCGCGGGAGACACCAGCGTCTGGGAACGCCTCTTCCACGACCCGACCACCGGCGTCACCGTCTCCACCGACTCGTACCGCGTCCCCTCGAGGATGCGGCGGTCCCTGCAAGCCCGCGACCAGCACTGCCGATTCCCCGGATGCCGCGTCGCCGCCATCCGCTGCGAAGTCGACCACACCCACGACCACGCCCTCGGCGGCAGGACTGAACTCTCGAACCTCGCCCACCTGTGCCAACGGCACCATTCGATGAAGCAGTTCACGAGGTGGAGAGTCCGACAACTCACGGGTGGTGTCCTCGAATGGACTTCACCCCTCGGCAGGACCTACCGCGAAGACGCCCCCACCCCGGCCGTCGCGTTCACCCCTGCCGCAACGTCATCTGGATCAGACGCACCGTTCTAG
- a CDS encoding response regulator transcription factor, whose product MRVLIVEDEPLMAGAIRDGLRLEAIAADIAGDGDTALELLSVNTYDIAILDRDIPGPSGDDVARSIVDSGSGTPILMLTAADRLDDKESGFELGADDYLTKPFELRELVLRLRALDRRRASHRPPLREFAGLRVDPFRREVYRDGRYVALTRKQFAVLEVLVAAEGGVVSAESLLEQAWDANADPFTNAVRITVSALRKRLGEPWLIVTEPGVGYRIEAAT is encoded by the coding sequence GTGCGCGTGCTGATCGTCGAGGACGAACCCCTGATGGCGGGTGCCATCCGCGACGGTCTGCGCCTCGAAGCGATCGCCGCCGACATCGCCGGCGACGGCGACACCGCCCTCGAGCTCCTCTCCGTGAACACCTATGACATCGCGATCCTCGACCGCGACATCCCCGGCCCATCCGGCGACGACGTCGCCCGCTCGATCGTCGACTCGGGCAGCGGCACCCCGATCCTGATGCTGACCGCCGCCGACCGTCTCGACGACAAGGAGTCAGGGTTCGAGCTCGGCGCGGACGACTACCTCACGAAGCCGTTCGAGCTGCGAGAGCTCGTGCTGCGTCTGCGGGCCCTCGACCGTCGCCGCGCCTCGCACCGTCCGCCGCTCCGCGAGTTCGCGGGCCTCCGCGTCGATCCGTTCCGACGCGAGGTCTACCGGGACGGCCGGTACGTCGCACTCACCCGCAAGCAGTTCGCCGTCCTCGAAGTGCTCGTCGCAGCGGAAGGGGGCGTCGTCAGCGCCGAATCCCTGCTCGAGCAGGCGTGGGACGCCAACGCCGATCCGTTCACGAACGCCGTCCGCATCACGGTCTCGGCGCTGCGCAAACGCCTCGGCGAACCGTGGCTCATCGTCACCGAGCCGGGCGTCGGCTACCGCATCGAGGCCGCCACGTGA
- a CDS encoding SDR family oxidoreductase: MSSTTSRGVAVVTGGSAGLGRAIVRELADRGWDVAVLARGRDGVDAATAEVRAKGRRSHGVSVDVADHAAVDAAAAEVETELGEIDLWVNNVMSGAIAPFLDTTPEDYERATQVTYLGTVNGTRAALTRMRHRDRGHIIQIGSALAHRGIPLQAAYCGSKHAVHGFTDSVVSELTHEGSAVAVSIVDMPALNTTQFGWVKSPFPTHPQPVPPIYQPEVGARAVGDVADKPRRRTWVGESTVGLVLGTRVAGRFMDWYLAKNAWEGQFAPDKGSSTTPPNLYEPVPGDHGAHGAFDDRARGESIQTRALRHRLGLYSAASVAGVAALAGVVKLLRR, from the coding sequence GTGAGCAGCACCACATCTCGAGGCGTCGCCGTCGTCACCGGCGGCAGCGCAGGACTCGGTCGGGCGATCGTCCGCGAACTCGCCGACCGTGGCTGGGATGTCGCCGTCCTCGCCCGCGGCCGTGACGGAGTGGATGCCGCCACCGCAGAGGTCCGGGCGAAGGGTCGCCGCTCCCACGGGGTCTCGGTCGACGTCGCCGACCACGCTGCCGTCGACGCCGCTGCGGCCGAGGTCGAAACAGAGCTCGGCGAGATCGACCTGTGGGTCAACAACGTCATGTCGGGCGCCATCGCCCCGTTCCTCGATACCACTCCTGAGGACTACGAGCGGGCGACGCAGGTCACCTACCTCGGCACCGTCAACGGCACCCGCGCGGCACTGACCCGGATGCGGCACCGCGACCGCGGTCACATCATCCAGATCGGCTCGGCTCTGGCGCACCGCGGCATCCCTCTCCAGGCGGCCTACTGCGGCTCGAAGCACGCCGTCCACGGCTTCACCGACTCGGTCGTCTCCGAGCTCACACACGAGGGCAGTGCCGTCGCCGTCTCGATCGTCGACATGCCGGCGCTCAACACCACCCAGTTCGGCTGGGTGAAGTCGCCCTTCCCGACGCACCCGCAGCCGGTGCCCCCGATCTACCAGCCCGAGGTCGGGGCCCGCGCCGTCGGCGACGTGGCAGACAAGCCGCGCCGTCGCACCTGGGTGGGGGAGTCGACCGTCGGCCTCGTGCTCGGCACCCGCGTCGCGGGCAGGTTCATGGACTGGTACCTCGCGAAGAACGCGTGGGAGGGCCAGTTCGCCCCCGACAAGGGATCGTCGACCACGCCCCCGAACCTGTACGAACCGGTCCCCGGAGACCATGGCGCCCACGGCGCATTCGACGACCGGGCGCGCGGCGAGAGCATCCAGACCCGCGCACTGCGGCACCGGCTCGGGCTGTACTCCGCGGCATCCGTCGCCGGCGTCGCGGCGCTCGCCGGAGTCGTGAAGCTCCTGCGCCGCTGA
- a CDS encoding thioesterase family protein: MPSYFDRIDSERTDATRFRPTPLTGGAWNVTELHVAPPIGLLAHAIEVGHAARSPQRMQLSRLSVDILGVIAMDEVEITCRVLRPGRSIELVEATLAQAGRPALVARAWLLHTRDTDALAGSGHPAMPPRDALEPVDPSSAWPGEFIATVGEVRRRQEEPGRAWTWILPAIPLLDGEPVSTTARLASLIDIANGITPRADPREVAFPNLDLTLHLVREPEDGWIGFDTTVTFGASGLGTTHTVLHDERGVVGSVVQSLTVRPNR, translated from the coding sequence GTGCCCTCCTACTTCGATCGCATCGATTCTGAACGCACCGATGCGACCAGGTTCCGGCCGACCCCGCTCACCGGGGGAGCCTGGAACGTCACCGAGCTGCACGTCGCGCCGCCGATCGGCCTCCTCGCCCACGCGATCGAGGTCGGTCACGCCGCGCGCAGCCCGCAGCGGATGCAGCTGTCGCGCCTCTCGGTCGACATCCTCGGTGTCATCGCGATGGACGAGGTCGAGATCACCTGCCGCGTGCTGCGACCGGGACGGAGCATCGAGCTCGTCGAGGCGACCCTCGCGCAGGCCGGCCGACCCGCGCTCGTGGCGCGCGCCTGGCTGCTGCACACCCGTGACACCGACGCCCTTGCTGGTTCCGGGCACCCGGCGATGCCGCCGCGCGACGCTCTCGAACCGGTCGACCCCTCGTCGGCGTGGCCGGGCGAGTTCATCGCGACGGTAGGCGAGGTGCGCCGCCGCCAGGAGGAGCCCGGCCGGGCGTGGACGTGGATCCTCCCCGCCATCCCGCTCCTCGATGGCGAACCGGTCTCGACCACCGCCCGCCTCGCCTCGCTCATCGACATCGCGAACGGGATCACGCCGCGCGCCGACCCGCGCGAGGTCGCGTTCCCGAACCTGGACCTCACCCTGCATCTCGTACGCGAACCCGAGGACGGCTGGATCGGATTCGACACCACGGTCACGTTCGGCGCGTCGGGCCTCGGCACGACCCACACCGTCCTCCACGACGAGCGCGGCGTCGTCGGCTCCGTCGTCCAATCCCTCACCGTCAGGCCGAACCGATGA
- a CDS encoding M15 family metallopeptidase, whose protein sequence is MRILARPRHIASLLIVLSVVVVCAAGCAAEGRQGAPGIHTVVSPIDEGEVPEGTTVFDDDVPAVAHLDPALREALRAATERAADDGEMLRVNSGWRSPALQERLLRDAVGTYGSLEEAARWVATPETSAHVSGDAVDVGPWDGADWLDRHGEAFGLCRIYVNEPWHFELRPDAPTAGCPRMYLDPTEDPRMAG, encoded by the coding sequence ATGAGAATCCTCGCTCGCCCTCGTCACATCGCCTCGCTCCTCATCGTGCTGAGCGTGGTCGTCGTGTGTGCGGCGGGATGCGCCGCCGAGGGCCGGCAGGGGGCGCCCGGCATCCACACTGTCGTCTCTCCGATCGACGAGGGAGAGGTCCCCGAGGGGACGACGGTGTTCGACGACGACGTGCCTGCGGTCGCACACCTCGACCCGGCGTTGCGGGAGGCACTGCGAGCTGCGACCGAACGGGCAGCGGACGACGGCGAGATGCTGCGGGTCAACAGCGGGTGGCGCTCGCCCGCCCTGCAGGAACGCCTTCTGCGCGACGCCGTGGGGACCTACGGGTCGCTCGAAGAGGCGGCGCGCTGGGTGGCGACGCCGGAGACGTCCGCGCACGTGTCGGGGGATGCCGTCGATGTGGGCCCGTGGGACGGCGCGGACTGGCTCGACCGTCACGGAGAGGCGTTCGGGCTGTGCCGCATCTACGTGAACGAGCCGTGGCACTTCGAGCTCCGGCCGGACGCACCGACAGCCGGGTGTCCGCGGATGTACCTCGACCCCACGGAGGATCCGCGGATGGCGGGCTGA
- a CDS encoding RES family NAD+ phosphorylase produces the protein MVTGIPSIFAPTVRGTFYRAIDPAFRDAALAGSRSPGRYSRADQPTLYLSSSVDGVEAAMIAHRGARAAAREIVEVEVEAPGIVDLRDAHALEAAGIHLADAVAPWQEVVAAGETPRSWIVRDRLVGLGANGLIDPSRKSPGLWHLVLFRWNDVGAPTVRPHPFRPTPPAGPLA, from the coding sequence ATGGTGACAGGCATCCCCTCGATCTTCGCCCCCACGGTCCGAGGTACGTTCTACCGGGCCATCGATCCCGCCTTCCGCGATGCAGCGCTCGCAGGATCGCGTTCCCCTGGCCGCTACTCCAGAGCTGATCAGCCGACGTTGTACCTGAGCTCGTCGGTCGATGGCGTCGAAGCCGCGATGATCGCTCATCGAGGTGCCCGAGCCGCCGCGCGGGAGATCGTCGAGGTCGAGGTCGAGGCCCCGGGCATCGTCGACCTCCGCGATGCGCACGCGCTCGAGGCGGCAGGCATCCACCTCGCTGACGCGGTCGCCCCGTGGCAGGAGGTCGTCGCTGCCGGAGAGACGCCGAGGTCATGGATCGTCCGCGATCGTCTCGTCGGACTCGGCGCGAACGGCCTCATCGACCCCTCGCGCAAGAGCCCGGGACTCTGGCATCTCGTCCTCTTCCGATGGAACGATGTCGGCGCCCCGACTGTCCGACCCCACCCCTTCCGCCCGACCCCACCCGCTGGTCCGCTCGCCTAA
- a CDS encoding FAD-binding protein, with product MSDVAGENWSRNIRYSAARLVAPRTVDELREVVAASDSVKALGSRHSFTRIADTGGTLVSTAELDLPIQVDAAHKRVRVGGGVRYGELAQELDRQGWALANLASLPHISVAGAVSTGTHGSGVANRSLAAAVTGLDLVTSTGDLVRIGEDDEELAGVVVGLGALGIVTTVELAIEPTFEVAQTVYENVPLEAVRKAFDVIAGSAYSVSFFTTFRDEMYVDQVWRKERTDAAATPIPAALRDREAAGALHPLPGVSAASCTVQGGKAGRWLDRLPHFRLEFTPSNGEELQSEFLVPFEDAVGAFDAVHELADRLKPVLQVCEVRTIAGDDLWLSPSSGRDSVAFHFTWTADEAGVAEVLPELEAALARFDARPHWGKVFTPRDPAELYPRWAEFVALQRRLDPRGAFVNDYLRALGL from the coding sequence ATGAGCGACGTCGCCGGAGAGAACTGGTCCCGCAACATCCGCTATTCGGCCGCGCGGCTGGTCGCGCCGCGGACGGTCGACGAGCTGCGCGAGGTGGTCGCGGCATCCGATTCGGTGAAGGCGCTCGGCTCGCGTCATTCGTTCACCCGCATCGCCGACACGGGCGGGACGCTGGTGTCGACGGCGGAGCTCGACCTGCCGATCCAAGTGGATGCCGCGCACAAGCGTGTGCGCGTCGGCGGCGGTGTCCGCTACGGCGAGCTGGCGCAGGAGCTCGATCGGCAGGGCTGGGCGCTCGCGAACCTCGCGTCGCTCCCGCACATCTCGGTCGCCGGTGCGGTGAGTACGGGCACGCACGGTTCGGGCGTCGCGAACCGGTCGCTGGCGGCGGCGGTGACGGGCCTGGATCTCGTCACGTCGACGGGTGACCTGGTGCGCATCGGCGAGGACGACGAGGAGCTCGCGGGCGTCGTGGTCGGTCTGGGGGCGCTCGGGATCGTCACGACCGTCGAGCTCGCGATCGAGCCGACGTTCGAGGTGGCGCAGACGGTCTATGAGAACGTGCCGCTCGAGGCGGTCCGGAAGGCGTTCGACGTGATCGCCGGGTCGGCCTACAGCGTTTCGTTCTTCACGACGTTCCGCGACGAGATGTACGTCGATCAGGTGTGGCGGAAGGAACGGACGGATGCCGCGGCGACGCCGATTCCGGCAGCGTTGCGCGATCGCGAGGCGGCCGGGGCGCTGCATCCGCTGCCCGGGGTGTCTGCGGCGTCGTGCACGGTGCAGGGTGGCAAGGCGGGGCGGTGGTTGGACCGGCTGCCGCACTTCCGGTTGGAGTTCACCCCGTCGAACGGCGAGGAGCTGCAGTCGGAGTTCCTGGTGCCGTTCGAGGATGCCGTGGGTGCATTCGACGCCGTCCACGAGCTCGCGGATCGGCTGAAGCCGGTGCTGCAGGTGTGCGAGGTGCGGACGATCGCGGGGGACGACCTGTGGCTGTCGCCGAGTTCGGGCCGCGATTCGGTGGCCTTCCACTTCACGTGGACCGCGGATGAGGCCGGCGTCGCCGAGGTGCTGCCGGAACTCGAGGCCGCGCTCGCGCGGTTCGACGCGCGGCCGCACTGGGGCAAGGTCTTCACGCCGCGGGACCCGGCGGAGCTGTACCCGCGGTGGGCGGAATTCGTGGCGCTGCAGCGCCGGCTCGACCCCCGGGGTGCGTTCGTGAACGACTACCTGCGGGCGCTCGGGCTGTAG
- a CDS encoding cation transporter — MTAVAAERTDVLRRRIRWIVAATIAYNLIEAVVALTAGTIASSAALIGFGLDSTIEVLSAAAVAWQFTRRDPERWERGTLRVIAVAFFALAAYVTVTSAAALVLRTEPEASPVGIVLTAVSVVVMPFLSLAERRAGRELGSATAVADSKQTLICTYLSAAVLVGLVLNTAFGWWWADAVAGVVIAVFAVREGVDAWRGDACATSVGMLLEDETDHHH; from the coding sequence GTGACGGCCGTCGCCGCCGAGCGCACCGACGTGTTGCGGCGCCGCATCCGCTGGATCGTCGCCGCCACCATCGCGTACAACCTGATCGAGGCGGTGGTGGCGCTCACCGCGGGGACGATCGCATCTTCCGCTGCCCTGATCGGGTTCGGTCTCGACTCGACCATCGAGGTGCTGTCGGCGGCGGCGGTGGCGTGGCAGTTCACCCGCCGCGACCCCGAGCGGTGGGAGCGGGGAACCCTGCGGGTGATCGCCGTCGCGTTCTTCGCCCTCGCCGCGTACGTCACCGTGACGTCCGCGGCTGCGCTCGTCCTCCGTACCGAGCCCGAGGCGTCGCCGGTCGGAATCGTCCTCACAGCGGTGAGCGTCGTCGTCATGCCGTTCCTCTCGCTCGCCGAGCGTCGCGCGGGCCGGGAGCTCGGGTCGGCGACGGCCGTGGCGGACTCGAAGCAGACCCTCATATGCACCTACCTCTCGGCTGCCGTCCTCGTGGGTCTGGTCCTCAATACGGCATTCGGTTGGTGGTGGGCGGACGCCGTCGCGGGTGTGGTCATCGCCGTGTTCGCCGTGCGGGAAGGCGTCGACGCGTGGCGGGGCGACGCCTGCGCGACATCAGTGGGCATGCTGTTGGAGGACGAGACCGATCACCACCACTGA
- a CDS encoding metalloregulator ArsR/SmtB family transcription factor: MLTLSSRLDVMNRLGRAMADPSRSRILLSLLERPGYPADLARDLELTRTNVSNHLACLRGCGLVVATPEGRRTRYEIADPHLTEGLAHLLDAVVAVDTGEECAIDGCRCCA; this comes from the coding sequence GTGCTGACCCTTTCGTCTCGTCTCGACGTCATGAATCGCCTGGGGCGGGCGATGGCAGACCCGTCCCGCTCCCGCATCCTGCTGTCGCTCCTCGAGCGCCCGGGCTACCCCGCCGACCTCGCTCGTGACCTCGAGCTGACCCGGACGAATGTCTCCAACCACCTCGCTTGCCTGCGCGGTTGCGGGCTCGTCGTGGCGACGCCCGAGGGTCGCCGAACGCGGTACGAGATCGCCGACCCGCACCTGACCGAAGGGCTCGCGCACCTGCTCGACGCCGTCGTCGCCGTCGATACCGGCGAAGAGTGCGCGATCGACGGATGCCGGTGCTGCGCGTGA
- a CDS encoding HAMP domain-containing sensor histidine kinase, whose product MTRPRGLSARVKLTLSYVGLVLVAGALILTVVWLFLLRYVPDEPLFSDTGFAPSQRDLLRAFAPPAGAAMLILLAVGAIGGWFLAGRMLAPLSQLTAATRQADAGDLATRVRMPGRRDEFRELADSFDGMLERVESQVEEQRRFAANASHELRTPLAITRTLLDVARSDPERDVPELLERLAAVNDRGVELLEALLLLGRVDRGGFPQASVDLSLLAEDAVETLLPLAEVRGVDLVVHGEAATTFGSPSLLGQVALNLLQNALIHGDPAEPVTVTTHLDHDSAILIVENGGERIDPAVVATLAEPFQRGTARIRRSDQERNGLGLAIVSAIVGAHAGSLTLAARSSGGLRATVRVPAEIH is encoded by the coding sequence GTGACGCGTCCCCGCGGACTCAGCGCCCGGGTCAAGCTCACGCTCAGTTACGTCGGACTGGTGCTCGTCGCCGGCGCGCTGATCCTCACCGTCGTCTGGCTGTTCCTCCTGCGATACGTCCCCGACGAGCCGCTCTTCAGCGACACCGGGTTCGCGCCGAGCCAGCGCGACCTGCTCCGAGCCTTCGCCCCTCCCGCCGGCGCGGCGATGCTCATCCTCCTCGCCGTCGGCGCGATCGGCGGCTGGTTCCTCGCCGGCCGCATGCTCGCACCACTGTCGCAGCTCACGGCGGCGACAAGGCAGGCGGATGCCGGCGACCTCGCCACACGAGTGCGGATGCCGGGCCGCCGAGACGAGTTCCGGGAACTCGCCGACTCCTTCGACGGGATGCTGGAACGCGTCGAATCCCAGGTCGAAGAGCAACGGCGGTTCGCCGCCAACGCCTCACACGAGCTCCGCACCCCGCTCGCGATCACGCGCACCCTGCTCGACGTGGCCCGGTCCGACCCGGAGCGCGACGTACCGGAACTCCTCGAACGGCTCGCCGCCGTGAACGACCGCGGAGTAGAACTCCTCGAAGCGTTGCTGCTGCTCGGCCGGGTCGACCGCGGCGGGTTCCCGCAGGCATCCGTCGACCTCTCCCTTCTCGCCGAGGACGCCGTCGAGACGCTCCTTCCCCTCGCCGAGGTGCGCGGCGTCGACCTCGTCGTGCACGGCGAGGCGGCGACGACGTTCGGATCGCCGAGCCTGCTCGGGCAGGTCGCGCTGAACCTCTTGCAGAACGCGCTGATCCACGGGGATCCCGCCGAGCCCGTCACCGTCACGACGCACCTCGACCACGACTCGGCCATCCTCATCGTCGAGAACGGCGGCGAACGGATCGACCCGGCGGTGGTCGCCACGCTCGCCGAACCGTTCCAGCGCGGCACCGCCCGCATCCGTCGTTCGGATCAGGAACGGAATGGCCTGGGGCTCGCCATCGTCTCGGCGATCGTCGGCGCACACGCGGGGAGCCTCACGCTCGCGGCGCGGTCCTCGGGGGGACTGCGCGCGACCGTGCGCGTCCCCGCCGAGATTCACTGA
- a CDS encoding SDR family oxidoreductase has protein sequence MTLPLAGKTALITGVSRRRGIGFAVASRLAELGASVFVQHWRPHDLDQPWGGDDLDAVRDGIRSSLVTGATFGDAEADLTDAAAIPSLITAAAGLTGSLDILVCNHAKSGDDGSILDMTAERLDAFWDTNARSTLLLTAEFARRLAPPQSGQRRPGDAIEGAKPYAEPTGRVFWMTSGQGHGAMRGEVAYATSKAALAGITRTVAAELLELGIVLNTINPGPVNTGYLDPDTADRDTEGLDDWMRSTPFGRVGVPTDPAALIGWLSTAEGAWIVGQVLTSDGGFSL, from the coding sequence ATGACCCTTCCCCTCGCCGGTAAGACCGCTCTCATCACCGGCGTCTCGCGCCGTCGCGGCATCGGCTTCGCCGTCGCGTCCCGCCTCGCCGAGCTCGGCGCGAGCGTCTTCGTGCAGCACTGGCGCCCCCACGACCTCGACCAGCCGTGGGGTGGCGACGACCTCGACGCGGTGCGCGACGGCATCCGCTCATCGCTCGTCACGGGTGCGACGTTCGGTGACGCCGAGGCGGACTTGACGGATGCCGCGGCCATCCCGTCCCTCATCACCGCCGCCGCTGGGCTCACCGGAAGCCTCGACATCCTCGTCTGCAATCACGCCAAGAGCGGCGATGACGGCAGCATCCTCGACATGACGGCGGAGCGACTGGACGCCTTCTGGGACACGAACGCCCGCTCGACTCTGCTGCTCACGGCGGAGTTCGCTCGCCGCCTCGCGCCCCCGCAGTCCGGCCAGCGCCGGCCGGGCGACGCGATCGAGGGGGCGAAGCCGTACGCCGAGCCGACCGGTCGCGTGTTCTGGATGACGTCCGGCCAGGGTCACGGCGCGATGCGAGGCGAGGTCGCGTACGCGACGAGCAAGGCGGCCCTCGCCGGCATTACTCGCACGGTTGCGGCGGAACTCCTCGAACTCGGCATCGTGCTCAACACGATCAACCCCGGTCCGGTGAACACGGGCTACCTGGACCCCGACACCGCCGACCGCGACACCGAGGGCCTCGACGACTGGATGCGGTCCACGCCGTTCGGCCGCGTCGGCGTGCCGACCGACCCCGCCGCGCTCATCGGCTGGCTCTCGACCGCCGAGGGCGCCTGGATCGTCGGGCAGGTGCTCACGAGCGACGGCGGCTTCAGCCTGTAA
- a CDS encoding APC family permease — MTNDTSAPPAQEKPGLKRAVGTWLLFAFIVGDTLGAGIYTLVGTMSKNVGGVIWLPLLIALVVALLTAGTYAELITKYPHAGGAARYVDKAFGRPFLSFLVGFLMMASGITTAAALANAFAGDYFEALFDLPPIPVALAFIVVLTLINLRGVKESLAANMVASMIEVTGLIIIIVIAGIVFGSGGGEPSRIFEFAPDVAPLQGAFAASIVAFFSFLGFEAAANMAEEVKNPSRAYPRALFGAILTAAVVYLLIAVGAVIVVDPTVLGSSSAPLLEVVKASGAALPPWLFSVIALIAIANGALLFMVMASRVGYGLAESGLLPHAFGAVLPKRQTPWVSIIVVAGATMLLSVVGDIGTLANTTVLLLLLVFISANVSVLVLKKDKVEHAHFSVPRIVPVLAIIASIVLLTQQEGPVWIGTAVYVAVGTVLFFIARAGRRHGDRKIAERTGAIDIVGS; from the coding sequence ATGACAAACGACACGTCAGCTCCACCTGCTCAGGAAAAGCCCGGTCTGAAGCGCGCCGTCGGAACCTGGTTGCTCTTCGCCTTCATCGTCGGCGACACGCTCGGTGCAGGCATCTACACCCTCGTCGGGACGATGTCGAAAAACGTCGGCGGCGTGATCTGGTTGCCGTTGCTCATCGCCCTCGTCGTCGCGCTGTTGACGGCCGGCACCTACGCCGAACTCATCACGAAGTACCCGCACGCGGGTGGGGCGGCACGCTACGTCGACAAGGCGTTCGGTCGCCCGTTCCTGTCGTTCCTGGTCGGCTTCCTCATGATGGCCTCCGGCATCACGACCGCCGCGGCGCTCGCGAACGCCTTCGCCGGTGACTACTTCGAGGCCCTCTTCGATCTCCCGCCGATCCCCGTCGCGCTGGCGTTCATCGTCGTCTTGACGCTCATCAACCTCCGCGGTGTCAAAGAGTCGCTCGCCGCGAACATGGTCGCGTCGATGATCGAGGTCACCGGCCTCATCATCATCATCGTCATCGCGGGAATCGTCTTCGGCAGCGGCGGCGGTGAGCCGTCGCGCATCTTCGAGTTCGCGCCCGATGTCGCCCCGCTGCAGGGTGCGTTCGCGGCATCCATCGTCGCGTTCTTCTCGTTCCTCGGCTTCGAGGCGGCGGCGAACATGGCCGAAGAGGTCAAGAACCCGTCGCGGGCGTACCCGCGGGCACTGTTCGGCGCGATCCTCACAGCGGCCGTCGTATATCTGCTCATCGCGGTGGGCGCCGTCATCGTGGTCGACCCGACCGTGCTCGGTTCTTCGTCGGCTCCTCTCCTCGAGGTCGTGAAGGCGAGCGGTGCCGCACTGCCGCCGTGGCTGTTCAGCGTCATCGCTCTCATCGCGATCGCGAACGGCGCGCTGCTGTTCATGGTCATGGCCAGCCGCGTCGGCTACGGCCTGGCCGAGTCGGGCCTGCTGCCCCACGCGTTCGGCGCCGTGCTTCCGAAGCGCCAGACGCCGTGGGTCTCGATCATCGTCGTCGCGGGTGCCACGATGCTTCTCAGCGTCGTGGGTGACATCGGGACGCTCGCGAACACGACTGTGCTCCTGCTGCTGCTCGTCTTCATCTCGGCGAACGTCAGCGTCCTCGTCCTGAAGAAGGACAAGGTCGAGCACGCGCACTTCTCGGTGCCGCGCATCGTCCCGGTCCTCGCGATCATCGCGTCGATCGTGCTGCTGACGCAGCAGGAAGGCCCGGTCTGGATCGGCACCGCCGTGTATGTCGCGGTCGGCACGGTCCTGTTCTTCATCGCGCGCGCCGGGCGCCGTCACGGCGACCGCAAGATCGCCGAGCGGACGGGTGCCATCGACATCGTCGGCTCCTGA